In Setaria italica strain Yugu1 chromosome IX, Setaria_italica_v2.0, whole genome shotgun sequence, the genomic stretch cgacgacgaccggcggccgccgcagaAGAGCTCCATCTGATCGGCGAGGACCGCCGTCGCGCAGCCCGATGTGTCCacgggcgcgccggcggcggagggcggcgcgccTTCGCCGCGGCCGCAGACGGAGGGCGCGGGCGGGTACGACGGCGCGCCTCCGCCGGCGTGGCCGCCGCGAGCCGCGCGGCAGGAGGCGTAGAGCCGGAGGAGCTCGGTGCCGTTGAGCCAGGCGCGGACGCGCGGCTCCTCGGCCGCGAGGCGGCAGAGgcagcgcgcgccgccgccgacgctggCCGAGTGCACCAGCGCCTGGCAGCACCACTTGGCGGGCTGGCCGGGCGCGCAGAAGAGCGCCACGGTCGGGGCGAGGACCTCGGGCTGGCAGCCGCGCACCGCGGCGGCGTCACCCggggccgcggcgaggaggccgacgacgaggaggccgagcaggaggaggacctCGCGGGACCGCGCCATGGCTCGCCAAGAGGTTGAGTCCCAGCAAGGAGGAGCAGCTCCggggtggagtggagtggacaGTGGAGACTGGAGACTGGAGAGTGCCCCCCCTCTCGTCTCGATCGCCTGCGTTTTAATAGAGCAAGAAAGCCGGGGGAGTGCCGCAGTAGGCAGATCGAGGAAATGCtcgtcatgggctcatggctcGGCAGCAGGCCTGGGCTCTTGGTCAACTCTTTGCTTTCCAGCCCACACAGCATTTGCAACCTCCCAAAAAAATGAGACGTACTGCCTTCCAAGTTTGTAACTAGCTCCATAGCCCAAACAGTTGGACAACTATTAGAAACAAAGTTATGGCTGCGCACATGCTTTTGATTGAGATACAAAAATGTTTTACCTGCTTTTTAATTTCTTCTAATCCAGCTTTCTTAATTTGAGTACTCGTCAGGTACTCGCATGCTTTTCATCCCAGCAGTTTCTTAATTTGAGTACTCGTCAGGTACTCGCATGCTTTTCATCCCAGCAGTTGTTTGAGTGAAAATCAAAATTCAGACGTTGAAAAACAATCGAAAACGTTTTAGATAGGCACATGTTAAGTGAAAATTCACTTGGAAACATCAATGGAGTCGCTGATCAAAACGTGTGGATTGGTGGACCGTACTGTTTTGCATGCCGGATCAACAAACCAAGATCAACAAACCAAGATCAACTGTAGTACAGATGCTCCTCTTGCATTCTGCAGCactgttctgacttctgagctAGTTCTGCCATGGCATGTGACCTAGCTATGAGCCCTGCTGTGAGTCTCTGAGCTTGCCCTACTATGGTTATCCCATCCAGGTTCAACAAAGCTTGGGCAGGATCTTAATCTGGGTGCCTCCTGGCTGCTAATGATGAAGTGACGAAGGATACGGGGTACCCACTGGAAGGAGGTTTCGGCAGCGACCTCGTGATGGGTCACATGGCTAGTTCGCAGCAAAAGTTGAAGCTCTGGCGCCCTTGCCGTCTTGCCGAAACCGCGATGCGGTCAGAGGCAGCTCTTGCTTCTGCGCAGAGAGCCAGAGAACTCATACTCATCTTTGAATCGCTGACGGTGATTTTCTTCAGGGTTTAAGGACAATACTGCTACAATTTCAAAAACTGTATTGGAGATTTTATGTATTGTACTACTTGCTTGCTTGTCTTCAAAAATCAAAACTTACAAAGCTAGAACGTTTCATGGTACGGGCTTGACATTTTCAAAAGCGTGGCACAACTGGATGAAATTTGCGACTTGCTAGCTTGTTGCTTTACGTGGGTTCATGCTTTACGATTATAAATCCGGTTGCCTAGAGCTGCGAGCGCCTGGATCTCTCGTGCATCTCTGGCAAGCACAGCTGCGTGGGCAGCTCGATGAGCAGCTTCCGTCCCATCTCTCATAAATTTGCTTTTGTGAAGATTAGCACGCTACTGGACATATCACATATCAGTCCCTGGGAGAAGAGACCACAACAGAATGTGGGCGCTTTCTCCAGTTATTGGATTTTGGGAGAAataacaagtttgtttaagcaCATAACGAATAACAGCACCTGATTTTTTTTAGATGTTTGCAGCTAATCCGTTATGTGTAGGTGGGTGTGGGTCTAATCCCTAGGCAGAAAAATAAGCAATCCTAGAAAGGTAGGCTTGCATGACGTTGCAAATGAAGAAATGGCCGGAGGCCCGGAAGACAACGTTACCTAGTTGGTATCTACACGGCTGCAGATAACACAAtggctttcattttttttagatGTTTGCAGCTTGCACGCGTGGACTATAGATGTGTGAATTACAAGGATTTAAATTTCGACTGAATTTATGTTTTTTCCTAGGGGGAAGAAAAACGTCATTTTAATAAAGTTTTTTCTAATTAAGGTTACATAAGTTGAAACCGTGAACGAAACAAATTCTAAACCGAAAATCAAATCCCTAGtgatgcccccccccccccccaccaacACACACGCGGCTCAAAGGCTGAGCTTGCCGTGGGACGAGGCTCGGCACAGCGGTTCGAGCACTCCGGGAATGGCTCCCTGTAGGGTGAGAGTAGCCATGTagtcctccgttccaaattgtaggttgcttttatttttctagattcataaatattattatgcaacTAGATATGGTGTATGTccagatgtataataatatctataaactaaaaaagttaaaatgacgtACAATTTAGAACGGGGAACGGGGGAGTACAAGACAAGGCGTGCGAGCTGAATAGCTGGTGCGCGGCTGCAGGCCTCCAGCTACTCGAGCGTCGTCGCTGCCGTCGACGCCGCGGTGAAAGACGGCGTTGCCATCCTGTCCTTGTCCCTCGCTCGGAGGTCGCCGATCGACGTCGACTTGTACGTGCACCCCCTTTGCATCGCCATGTTTGATGCCATGCGGGCGGGCGTCCTCGTCGCCTGCTCGGCCGGCAACGCTGGCCGGTGAGCATCCTCGCTGAGCAACATGGCGCTGTGGATCGcgaccgccggcgccgccaccctgGACTGGGTGTTCCCGGTGACCATCACGCGAGATCCTGAAGCCGGACGTCGCGGCTCCAGGCACCAACATCCTCGCCGCATGGCCCGACGAGTCGCCGCCGACGCGTGCCACGGAGGACCCGAGGCGCGCGAGCTTCATCACCATCTTGGGCACCTCCATGGCGCGCCCGCGCTTCGCCGGCGTCGAGGCACAGGAACCGGGACTGGACGCCGGCCATGATCCGCTCTGCGCTGATGACGACCGCCGGGGACGCTCGACAACCGGGACCAGCCCGTCGCGGACAACGACCATACCTTCAGGAGGCCTCCGGTACGCGGAAGGTGAGGCGAGCACGCGAGGAACGGCCGGGACGCGGCGGTTGTCCGGCCGGCGAGACAACGACCCCAGgccaggggtggacggtaaatgaaataccgtccatcCCATGGTTCCTGTCAGCCGTTGGATCGCGCTTGTGCGGCCGAGATTGCTCCGAAAATTACATAACGAGACCCCTGATGATTGCCGTCCCGTGCCCCCGTCCGCCCCGGCGGCCAGAGGACCTCTTGCgacccgcggcgccgccggcggaagGCAGACGCAGAAGCTTGTTCCGATGATGTGCCCTTGCGGCGAGGCGCCCTGCCGGGCAGAGCAGCCCTTCTCACCTGCTCGTTGGGACTTGCGAGGCAGCTGGGCTCAACAGCGCTGGGAACGCCGACTGGACGCCGGCCATGATCCGATCGGCGCTGGTGACGACCGCGGCCATGCTCGACAGCCGGGGCCAGCCCGTCGCCGACGACACTCCTCCCGGCAGCGCCGTGGCGCCGGCTTGATCCGCCCGCAGCAGGCGCTGGCCTTCCTGTGCACGCTCAACTACACCGCCGCGCAGGTGGACCTGAGCAAGTGAGCAACGGCACCGTCGTCCGCGTGCTGGCCGCGCACCGCCAGTCCGTGACGAAGGTGCCGGAGGGCCCCGAGACCTACTCCGTGAAGGTCGCGGCGCCGTACGAGCTGGTGGAGGTGACCGTGACGCCGCGTACGCTGGAGTTCGGTACTCGTATGCCTTTCATCCCGCAGTTGTTTGAGTGAAAATCAAAAGGTAGATGCTGAAAAACAATCGAAGACGTTTTAGATAGGCACATGTTAAGTGAAAATTCCAGTTGGAGACATGAAGCGAGTCGCCGATCAAAACGTAGATGGTGGACCATGGTGAAAATTCCAGTTGGAGACTCTTGGTGTTTGCGTGCAGGATCAGCAACTTCTGCAGCACCGTTCTGAGCTACTTCTGCCATGGCATGCGTCGCCTAGGAGAAACTGAACCCTGCTGCGCGACAGAGTGCACTCCCGTTGTAGTGGGCTACTGCAACTGACAGGTGGGTGGACAAAATTAATGGCCTCCATGACGTTCAGTCCGTTGCATTGCCTGACCTTGTGGCTTCTGCTTGCACAGCTCGCTGGATCCGTGACTATCCCGCCACCGAGCAGTCCGAGCAGAGCCCACCATGGGCACGAGCCTCAGCCTTCCAACGCCTAGATCGTCTACACCGACCACGCCGCCAAGCCGTCCCATTTCGCCATCCTCGAGCGCTGGTACACTTCCGTGGTGGCCTCCCTCTCCCCTGCCGCCAACTCCACCTGCGCGCGTCTTCTACGTCTACGACACCGTGGCGCGCGGCTTCGCGGCCGAGCTCACCGCCGACGCAAGGCCCGGCGCCTATCGAGCACTCCGGGCGTGGCCGGCGTGTTCGAGCCTTCGAGGACAGGGTGGTATTTCTGCAAACCACCAGGTCCCCGAGCTTCCTCGGCCCCCGATGACGAGGAGGAATCCGGCGTCTTGCCGGACTCGAACTTGGCGACGGCGTCATCATTGGCTTCGTCGACAGCGGCATCTGGCCGGAGAGCGCCACGTGGGGTCGACGGCCGCTGGCGCCGAGCTCTTCAAGTTCGCGGGCGGGACCACGAGGGGCGTGGCTCCCAGGGCGAGAGTAGCCATGTACAAGGCGTGCAAGCTGGTGCGCGGCTGCAGCTACGCGAGCATCGTCGCGGCGGTCGACGCCGCGGTGAAAGACGGCGTCGCGGCCATGCTGAGGCACAGGCACCACGACTGGACGCCGGGCATGATCCGGTCGGCTCTGATGGCGACCGCGACCACGCTGGACAGCCGGGGCCAGCCCATCGCGGGCAACGCTCCCCCCGGCAGCGCCGCGACGCCGATCAGGTCGTTGGCCCCTAGGGGCGGACGGTACTACATCTACCGTCCGGGCCtccggggtggacggtaaatgaaataccgtccacccctgggcCAATCTCGGACGTTGGATCGGGCTGGCGCGAACGAGATCGGCGCGTATAGCAGCAGGTAGCGAGGTCCTCTGCGCCTTCCCTGCGCGGTTCCCCTCCAACTCCAAGATGCGCCGAGCTCAGCTCTCGTgtgccgcggcgccgcccaaTGCAAGAGCAAGGATCGCCGCCCACGGCTGCGGCCGCGCCATGGATGTCGGCACATTTGGAATGGCTCCGCGGCGTGGACGTTTCTGGATTAGCGCATCCGATCCCGCCGGGCCGCCGCGCAGTACACTCATCCGGGCATCCGACCGGCgtcctccccggcggcgcgtTCGCCTCCGCTGCCGCGGCAACTCGTGAGATTGAGACAGGCGCGTGCCCGAGGCCCGTGGCGAGCTGCTTGTGCTCGTCCATGTCCGGGACATAGAACCGTGCTGCGTCAGGCTCAGGCAGCGGTCGCGCCGGCGGCTTCGGCGGCCTCAACTACCCGTCGTTCGTCGTGGCTGAGCAACGGCACCGACACCCGCGTGCCGGCGCGCACCGTGACGGAGGTGTCGGAAGGCCCCGAGACCTACACCGCGAAGGTCGTGGCGCCGGGGACGCTGGAGTTCGGCGGGCAGAGGAACGAGCGGGAGAGCTACTCGGTCGGTCGTGTTCCGGAGCAAGAAGGGCCCCGCGAGCGCGCATGGGCACGGCACGCGAGGGGATGGCGCAGCAGTTCGGGGAGAACGACGTGCGTAAAGTGAGGAGCCCCGTTGCCTTTTTCTCCAACTGATGCCATGGCAGGTCAGCTCTGGCCTCTGGTCGTGTTCCACTTCCAGAGCAAGAAGAGCCCGGCGAGAGCGCGCGTGCCGTGGCGGGGAGCCGGGGATGGCGCAGCAGTTGGGGGAGATCGTGTGGGAGAAGGACGCGCATAGAGGACCTCCGTTGCGCTCATCTGGAACTGAAAATCTGATGGCATGGCAGGTCACCTCTGGGGCCTGCGTGTAACAAGCATTGTGTCTTTTCGGTCGAAAACAGAGTGAATGCCATAGGAGTAATTTGTTCGTGTTGGTCGTAGAAAAGGGCAAAAGGCCGTGTTTTCACTTTTCAGGGTACTGAAATGCAGAGTTCAGCCGCATGGTAAGAACGCCTCTGTTATGCTGCCTCATGATCCTTCAGCTCTCCTTGAACCATAAGCGTTTCAAATATTTTCTTCTTCATCTAGTTTCTACAAAGTAAGGATACCGCAGCATTGAGTGCTAATATCAATAAAGACGTCCGCAGAAACGCACGCAATTATGCAGATATTCAGAAACGACCAACACACTAGGTGCACAATAAGATCACTGAAGAAACAAGTTCTTAACAGTTCCTGCATTCATCTACCGACCCAACCTAAACTTCTTGACATGTTCAGTTGCAGGATGTCCCTGAACCAAACGCACGCTTAACACCACGACTTCAGGAGCGCTTCCAGCCAACTAAAGACACCAAGGTTGCATCGCCATCCTAATCTAGAGACTGATGAAACTACCATCCCTCCTTCGAGCGAAGTGGGCCGTCACGGCTCAGACGCCGGTGGATCCAAACCCTCCCTCGCCACGCACGGTGGCGTCGAGGTCCTCCACCTCTGCGACTTCCGGCGTCGCGATCACCTCGATGATCATCTGCGCGATCCGGTCACCGGGCTTGACGGCGAAGTCCACATCCGAGTGGTTGAAGAGGATGACCCCGACGGGGCCGCGGTAGTCGGCGTCGATCACGCCGGCGCCCACGTCGATGGAGTGCTTCAGCGCCAGGCCCGACCTCGGCGCTGAAAAGGTGCAGACAGACCGTACAAGCATTTCATCAAACACCTGCGGGCCGCAAACAGCCGGACAAAGAAACGAGACGCGAGAGAAGTGGAACCGGAGAGGTTGGTCGCTCACCGACGCGCGCGTAGGTGCCTTCCGGGATGGCGATGCTGAGGTCGGTGGGCACCAGCGCCTTCCCCCGCGCCGGCACCACCATCTCCGCGGCGCTGACAACACAAAAGAAACAAACCGTCAACAGATCCGCGCGGCCCCGAGGGTTTCTTGGGCAAACAGGCGGGCGCCGACGAAGCGCGTACCTCGAGAGGTCgtagccggcggcgagggcggagcCGCGGGACGGCAGGACGGCCTTGTCGGAGAGCTTCTTCACCTTGAGCAGGGGCGCGATCTTGGAGATCTTCTGGGGAGGCTCGTGGacggcgtcggtggcggcggcgccgttggGAGCGGCCATGGCGATGGTCGAGAGGGTTCTCGGGAGCAATCGGTGGGAGAAGGGGAGAAATCTGGGAGGAGTTGGAGttgaggggaggaggaggcggcggtggcgcgggctaaatagggaggcggcggcgcgggaacaGGTGGCGCCAAACTTTCCCGCCATATTTACCCTCCCTCGCGCAAAATTTTCCTCGGCCGGTTGGGTTGGTCTCGCCGCCTCGGTCTCCGCTGCCACCCATTTTAAATGCCACCAGTTCTTTTTTCCTACGAAGAACCCCTGCTGATTGGCCTATTCTTTTTTTCAGTTTGTGAAATTTAATTGGCTTGTAAAATGACAGCTCCGGATTTAAATAATTGTGCACAAGGAAAATTAAAGAAGTAGATAAGATATCACGAGAAGAAAAGTTCATGGATTTCATACCAGGTGCTATCACAAGAATATGGATGTTCTGGATGTAACTGGATGCTGTGATCCGTCACCTTTTTTAATTCCCGAGTTATCTGCTATATTTCCATAAAATCTTCGCACTAAAAAAATGTAACATTGGTGTGCATAATTGAAAATCGCAATTAATTTATTATCACAATGTACGTTGATCCAATCATCCAGCAATTTTAGTATTAGAATGCTCCATGAAATTTGTATTTGGTCCCGCTCGTTCTCCGGTTGTATAATCACTAAGTTAAAATTTAAATTAGCAATTCTGATTAAATTAAGGAGGTTCAGCCAGCAAAATTGTAGAGCAGGCCTTGAGGCTGTCTAGGTTGTTTTGCTATTATTTAATTTATAATGTACGCAACATCAGGTTTAAACATATATTGAAACTTTTGGTATATGGATTCAGTATGCACGcaacttttatttttaactttcaTGCATTAGCATGTTATTACAGACGTATTGCCCACAAAACTTTCAACCTATACAAAAAAGAAACTGCCCTTGATTAGAATTTGCTGGACCACTTTGCTGGACCACTTCTAAATTTAAAACGTTCACTGCATACGAATTCATCTAGCAATTACTGAACCAGCTTGAACATACTCCAAGCCGCATAGTACCAACGAGCACTCCAGGCAGCACCACTACATCAGTAATGTCAGGCGGATGCCAGGCACCGGTGATGGCCTGCGGTCAGCGTCAGGCAGCAGGATGGAGATGCTGCACTTTGCGTATATGCTAGGTAGAATACTACGATAACAACTTATGCTTTGCTACTGCATGGATTATATGTGAGAACGCAGCGAACCGCTTCCAAGAAGGCTGGCGTTAGATCAGGGCGGCGCGCACGGGTGCAGCAGTGGGCGACAGCACCTGTGCACGGCGAGATCGGAGCTCCGTGTCGCGCCATCGGTGCGGCATGGTGGGGAGCTTGGGAAACATATGGGCCATTTGACTAGGCTGCAATAATAAGTTCATGCTCCTATCAGGATggcgggttgattacgaaaaatgcg encodes the following:
- the LOC106804510 gene encoding uncharacterized protein LOC106804510, yielding MYKACKLVRGCSYASIVAAVDAAVKDGVAAMLRHRHHDWTPGMIRSALMATATTLDSRGQPIAGNAPPGSAATPIRTVLRQAQAAVAPAASAASTTRRSSWLSNGTDTRVPARTVTEVSEGPETYTAKVVAPGTLEFGGQRNERESYSVGRVPEQEGPRERAWARHARGWRSSSGRTTCVK
- the LOC101764341 gene encoding deoxyuridine 5'-triphosphate nucleotidohydrolase, with the translated sequence MAAPNGAAATDAVHEPPQKISKIAPLLKVKKLSDKAVLPSRGSALAAGYDLSSAAEMVVPARGKALVPTDLSIAIPEGTYARVAPRSGLALKHSIDVGAGVIDADYRGPVGVILFNHSDVDFAVKPGDRIAQMIIEVIATPEVAEVEDLDATVRGEGGFGSTGV